The following proteins are encoded in a genomic region of Coregonus clupeaformis isolate EN_2021a chromosome 14, ASM2061545v1, whole genome shotgun sequence:
- the LOC121580588 gene encoding ATP-binding cassette sub-family F member 2-like: protein MPSDLAKKKAQKKKEAAKSRQKAKKPGEDGEGEGPEQGQQNGAESNGVDILTKEMDEFELKKTEARAVTGVLASHPNSTDVHVASLSLTFHGQELLQDTSLELNSGRRYGLIGLNGTGKSMLLSAIGHREIPIPEHIDIYHLTREMAPSDKTALQCVMEVDEERIHLEKEAERLASEDSECEKLMELYERLEELDADKAEVRASQILHGLGFTAPMQQKKLKDFSGGWRMRVALARALFLKPFMLLLDEPTNHLDLDACVWLEEELSQFKRILVLISHSQDFLNGVCTNIMHLHERKLKYYTGNYDQYIKTREELEENQMKRFNWEQDQIKHMKNYIARFGHGSAKLARQAQSKEKTLQKMVASGLTESVSNDKTLSFCFPPCGKIPPPVIMVQNVSFKYSDDQPHIYKNLEFGIDLDTRVALVGPNGAGKSTLLKLLTGELLPTDGMIRKNSHVKIGRYHQHLTEQLELDLSPLDYMMKCYPEIKEREDMRKIIGRYGLTGKQQVNPIRNLSDGQKCRVCFAWLAGQNAHMLFLDEPTNHLDIETIDALADAINAYEGGMMLVSHDFRLIQQVAQEIWVCEKQTITKWNRDILAYKHHLKKKIDKNSHGV from the exons ATGCCCTCCGACCTGGCCAAGAAGAAGGCGCAGAAGAAGAAGGAAGCTGCCAAATCCCGGCAGAAGGCCAAAAAACCAGGAgaggacggagagggagagggaccagAGCAAGGCCAGCAGAATGGAGCCGAAAGCAACG GTGTGGATATCCTGACCAAGGAGATGGACGAGTTTGAGCTGAAGAAAACTGAGGCACGGGCAGTGACCGGCGTGCTGGCGTCGCACCCCAACAGCACAGACGTCCACGTCGCCAGCTTGTCGCTCACCTTCCACGGGCAGGAGCTGCTGCAGGACACCAGCCTGGAGCTCAACTCGGGACGCCGCTACGGCCTCATTGGCCTCAACGGCACTG GTAAATCCATGTTGCTATCAGCCATTGGCCACCGCGAGATACCTATCCCAGAGCACATTGACATCTACCACCTGACCCGCGAGATGGCGCCCAGCGACAAGACGGCCCTGCAGTGTGTCATGGAGGTGGACGAGGAGAGGATCCATCTGGAGAAGGAGGCAGAGCGCCTGGCCTCCGAGGACT CCGAGTGTGAGAAGCTGATGGAGCTGTACGAGCGCCTGGAGGAGCTGGATGCAGACAAGGCGGAGGTGCGAGCCTCCCAGATCCTCCACGGTCTTGGCTTCACCGCCCCCATGCAGCAGAAGAAGCTTAAGGACTTCAGTGGAGGCTGGAGGATGCGCGTCGCTCTGGCCAG GGCCCTGTTCTTGAAGCCCTTCATGTTGCTGCTGGATGAGCCAACCAACCACCTGGACCTGGACGCCTGTGTGTGGCTGGAGGAGGAGCTTAGCCA ATTCAAACGTATTCTGGTCCTGATTTCCCATTCGCAAGACTTCCTTAACGGCGTGTGCACCAACATCATGCACTTACACGAGCGCAAGCTGAAATACTACACG GGCAACTACGACCAGTAcataaagaccagggaggagCTGGAAGAGAACCAGATGAAGAGGTTCAACTGGGAGCAGGACCAGATCAAACACATGAAG AACTACATAGCCCGGTTTGGGCACGGCTCAGCCAAGCTGGCTCGTCAAGCCCAGAGTAAAGAGAAGACGCTGCAGAAGATGGTGGCCTCTGGCCTGACTGAGAGCGTTTCCAATGACAAA ACCCTGTCATTTTGTTTTCCTCCCTGTGGGAAGATTCCCCCTCCGGTCATCATGGTCCAGAATGTCAGCTTCAAGTACTCTGATGACCAG CCCCATATATACAAGAACCTTGAGTTTGGCATAGACCTCGACACCCGAGTGGCCCTTGTGGGGCCCAACGGGGCCGGGAAGTCCACCCTGCTCAAACTTCTCACTGGAGAG CTCCTCCCTACTGACGGTATGATCCGCAAGAACTCCCACGTCAAGATTGGCAGATATCACCAG CATCTAACAGAGCAGCTGGAACTCGACCTCTCACCCCTGGATTACATGATGAAGTGTTACCCAGAGATCAAGGAGAGGGAGGATATGAGGAAGATCATCGGCCGCTATGGGCTGACGGGCAAACAGCAG GTGAACCCCATCAGAAACCTGTCTGACGGGCAGAAGTGCCGGGTGTGCTTTGCCTGGCTGGCTGGGCAGAATGCCCATATGCTCTTCCTGGACGAGCCCACCAATCACTTGGACATCGAGACCATTGACGCCCTGGCCGACGCCATCAACGCGTACGAAGGCGGTATGATGCTGGTTAGCCACGACTTCAGGCTCATCCAGCAG
- the LOC121580586 gene encoding phakinin-like isoform X1 yields MPLPRRRSSFLSQPAAKERPGSANTRVGTTGISNAPRGVFVGTAPMVAASSMGTRVSRRALGISSVFLQGLRTTVAPVMPHGAGTSGRQHPGGAESLNGCLMEYRDKVRALEQLNQQLEEQIKHCLDRKSSSAGAWGPLRQEWEDVYRHVSESILHTARLMLQTENVQANAEDFKDRYEDEQPFRKAVEEEIGSLYKVIDDANMTKSDLESQMDSMRAELRDLACSHEEDVRVLYKQMVGGEVDEPDTPIETNLDQILAYIRSHWERVIEKNRAETDAYLEYKQAESVGSNLSREEEELESLKTECNDAGCKIQSLQAQTESIRALKRGLENSLNDATHWHDIELQNLASVIGKLESELGDVRGDVEQQRRDYETLLGNKMRLELEIGTYHCILDGEERRYHPSMCTGASEPEGKQTLLPPHSEPSGSPELQGSNTSSP; encoded by the exons ATGCCTCTGCCGAGACGTCGATCCTCCTTCCTGAGCCAACCTGCCGCCAAGGAGCGCCCAGGTAGCGCCAACACCAGGGTTGGCACCACAGGCATCAGCAATGCCCCCCGGGGTGTCTTTGTCGGGACGGCCCCCATGGTTGCCGCCTCCAGCATGGGCACGCGTGTGTCGCGACGCGCCCTAGGCATCAGCAGTGTGTTCCTGCAGGGGCTGAGGACCACGGTCGCGCCTGTGATGCCCCACGGGGCCGGGACCAGTGGCAGGCAACACCCCGGGGGCGCTGAGAGCCTCAACGGATGCCTGATGGAGTACAGGGATAAGGTGCGAGCCCTGGAGCAGCTCAACCAGCAGCTGGAGGAGCAGATCAAACACTGCCTGGATCGTAAGTCATCCAGCGCCGGAGCCTGGGGCCCCCTCAGACAGGAATGGGAGGACGTCTACAGACAT GTTAGTGAGTCCATCCTTCACACTGCCAGGCTAATGCTGCAGACAGAGAATGTGCAGGCCAACGCTGAGGACTTCAAGGACCG GTATGAGGATGAGCAGCCCTTCAGGAAGGCGGTGGAGGAGGAGATCGGCTCTCTGTACAAGGTGATTGACGATGCCAACATGACCAAGTCGGACCTGGAGAGCCAGATGGACAGCATGAGGGCTGAGCTTCGGGACCTGGCCTGCAGCCATGAGGAA GACGTGAGGGTGCTCTACAAGCAGATGGTAGGCGGCGAGGTGGACGAGCCGGACACTCCCATTGAGACCAATCTGGACCAGATACTGGCTTACATTCGCTCCCACTGGGAAAGAGTCATCGAGAAGAACCGTGCCGAGACCGATGCCTACCTGGAATACAAG caGGCAGAGAGTGTGGGCAGTAATCTGAGTCGTGAGGAGGAGGAGCTCGAGAGTCTGAAGACGGAGTGTAACGATGCTGGCTGTAAGATCCAGAGTCTGCAGGCCCAAACTGAGTCCATCAGAGCACTG AAGCGCGGTTTGGAGAACTCGCTGAACGACGCCACGCATTGGCACGACATCGAGCTGCAGAACCTGGCATCCGTCATTGGCAAGCTGGAGTCGGAGCTGGGCGACGTCCGCGGCGACGTCGAACAGCAGCGCCGCGACTATGAGACGTTGCTGGGCAACAAAATGCGTCTGGAGCTGGAGATCGGCACCTACCACTGCATCTTggatggggaggagagacgcTACCACCCTTCCAT GTGCACAGGTGCATCAGAGCCAGAGGGGAAACAAACCCTCCTTCCTCCCCATTCAGAGCCCTCCGGTAGCCCAGAACTCCAAG GCTCCAACACATCTAGTCCCTAG
- the LOC121580586 gene encoding phakinin-like isoform X2 encodes MPLPRRRSSFLSQPAAKERPGSANTRVGTTGISNAPRGVFVGTAPMVAASSMGTRVSRRALGISSVFLQGLRTTVAPVMPHGAGTSGRQHPGGAESLNGCLMEYRDKVRALEQLNQQLEEQIKHCLDRKSSSAGAWGPLRQEWEDVYRHVSESILHTARLMLQTENVQANAEDFKDRYEDEQPFRKAVEEEIGSLYKVIDDANMTKSDLESQMDSMRAELRDLACSHEEDVRVLYKQMVGGEVDEPDTPIETNLDQILAYIRSHWERVIEKNRAETDAYLEYKQAESVGSNLSREEEELESLKTECNDAGCKIQSLQAQTESIRALKRGLENSLNDATHWHDIELQNLASVIGKLESELGDVRGDVEQQRRDYETLLGNKMRLELEIGTYHCILDGEERRYHPSM; translated from the exons ATGCCTCTGCCGAGACGTCGATCCTCCTTCCTGAGCCAACCTGCCGCCAAGGAGCGCCCAGGTAGCGCCAACACCAGGGTTGGCACCACAGGCATCAGCAATGCCCCCCGGGGTGTCTTTGTCGGGACGGCCCCCATGGTTGCCGCCTCCAGCATGGGCACGCGTGTGTCGCGACGCGCCCTAGGCATCAGCAGTGTGTTCCTGCAGGGGCTGAGGACCACGGTCGCGCCTGTGATGCCCCACGGGGCCGGGACCAGTGGCAGGCAACACCCCGGGGGCGCTGAGAGCCTCAACGGATGCCTGATGGAGTACAGGGATAAGGTGCGAGCCCTGGAGCAGCTCAACCAGCAGCTGGAGGAGCAGATCAAACACTGCCTGGATCGTAAGTCATCCAGCGCCGGAGCCTGGGGCCCCCTCAGACAGGAATGGGAGGACGTCTACAGACAT GTTAGTGAGTCCATCCTTCACACTGCCAGGCTAATGCTGCAGACAGAGAATGTGCAGGCCAACGCTGAGGACTTCAAGGACCG GTATGAGGATGAGCAGCCCTTCAGGAAGGCGGTGGAGGAGGAGATCGGCTCTCTGTACAAGGTGATTGACGATGCCAACATGACCAAGTCGGACCTGGAGAGCCAGATGGACAGCATGAGGGCTGAGCTTCGGGACCTGGCCTGCAGCCATGAGGAA GACGTGAGGGTGCTCTACAAGCAGATGGTAGGCGGCGAGGTGGACGAGCCGGACACTCCCATTGAGACCAATCTGGACCAGATACTGGCTTACATTCGCTCCCACTGGGAAAGAGTCATCGAGAAGAACCGTGCCGAGACCGATGCCTACCTGGAATACAAG caGGCAGAGAGTGTGGGCAGTAATCTGAGTCGTGAGGAGGAGGAGCTCGAGAGTCTGAAGACGGAGTGTAACGATGCTGGCTGTAAGATCCAGAGTCTGCAGGCCCAAACTGAGTCCATCAGAGCACTG AAGCGCGGTTTGGAGAACTCGCTGAACGACGCCACGCATTGGCACGACATCGAGCTGCAGAACCTGGCATCCGTCATTGGCAAGCTGGAGTCGGAGCTGGGCGACGTCCGCGGCGACGTCGAACAGCAGCGCCGCGACTATGAGACGTTGCTGGGCAACAAAATGCGTCTGGAGCTGGAGATCGGCACCTACCACTGCATCTTggatggggaggagagacgcTACCACCCTTCCATGTGA